The Gracilimonas sp. genome contains a region encoding:
- the hemE gene encoding uroporphyrinogen decarboxylase, with the protein MSFPELKNRLLLDTLEGKETERPPVWMMRQAGRYLPEYMEIKKKYSFFERVKTPELACEITIQPIDIVGTDAAILFSDILVLIECLDIEVQLKPGFGPYLPDPIRSVEQVKNLNVIPAKEQLSYVYDALTLTRKTLDGRVPLIGFAGAPWTLFCYLVEGQGSKTFSTAKSFLFSQPDAARKLLEVMTEQTIQYLHHQVKAGAQVLQVFESWAAALGPDDFRKLALPHLKRIASEDYGVPLIMFCKDAEWSYPLFADTNVTGFGIGWGCTPEHARQFAGDKVVQGNFDPSKLLMSPGQIETEAKEMMRRFGKGNYIANLGHGILPNVPVENAKTFVDTVKNFRY; encoded by the coding sequence ATGTCATTCCCCGAACTTAAAAACAGATTGTTACTCGATACGCTGGAAGGCAAGGAAACGGAACGTCCGCCCGTATGGATGATGCGTCAGGCCGGACGATACCTTCCGGAGTATATGGAAATCAAAAAGAAGTACAGTTTTTTTGAGCGGGTAAAAACCCCGGAGTTGGCTTGTGAAATCACCATTCAGCCCATCGATATTGTGGGAACTGATGCGGCAATTTTATTTTCCGATATTTTAGTTCTGATTGAATGCCTGGATATTGAAGTGCAGCTGAAGCCGGGTTTTGGCCCTTATCTTCCTGACCCAATCCGAAGCGTGGAGCAAGTAAAAAATCTGAATGTCATTCCTGCCAAAGAGCAATTGAGCTATGTTTATGATGCGCTCACTTTAACCCGGAAAACATTAGACGGCCGCGTACCGCTTATTGGTTTTGCCGGGGCTCCCTGGACCTTGTTTTGCTATCTGGTAGAAGGACAGGGTTCAAAAACTTTTTCGACAGCTAAGTCATTTTTGTTTTCTCAGCCTGATGCGGCCCGGAAATTACTGGAAGTGATGACAGAGCAGACCATTCAGTATTTACATCATCAGGTGAAAGCCGGAGCTCAGGTATTGCAAGTGTTTGAATCCTGGGCAGCAGCATTAGGCCCGGATGATTTCAGGAAACTGGCCCTTCCTCATTTAAAACGAATTGCTTCGGAAGATTATGGCGTACCGCTGATTATGTTTTGTAAGGATGCCGAATGGAGTTATCCATTGTTTGCCGACACCAATGTAACCGGTTTTGGCATTGGCTGGGGATGCACCCCCGAACATGCCCGGCAATTTGCCGGCGATAAGGTGGTTCAGGGAAATTTCGATCCTTCTAAATTGTTAATGAGTCCCGGCCAAATTGAAACCGAAGCCAAAGAAATGATGCGCAGATTTGGAAAAGGAAATTATATCGCCAATTTAGGCCACGGTATTTTACCGAATGTACCCGTAGAAAACGCCAAAACATTCGTAGATACCGTAAAGAATTTTAGATATTAA
- a CDS encoding uroporphyrinogen-III synthase: MMSNIKVPRILFTTQLSKKKLAALNSGSFTVETRPFIGFEYVIPAVWRRQIPDKTDAWIFTSKKAVKALKPVVRELEIPPYIFAVGSKTGEKLEKLGLKVTIPDEFNTASLAEKMQRLELKDVVHFCGNLKAVDLDKLLGDETRLTSVEVYRTKLKTHKVNTGQYDGIVFMSPSAIDSFMKENSIDSKTVVFCIGPTTEEAAQEAGIENCITPEYSTLDSLMESIQEFYL, translated from the coding sequence ATGATGAGTAATATCAAAGTGCCCCGGATTTTATTTACCACACAGCTTTCAAAAAAGAAATTAGCAGCCCTGAATTCAGGTTCTTTTACCGTCGAAACCCGGCCGTTTATAGGCTTCGAATATGTGATACCTGCCGTTTGGAGACGGCAAATTCCTGATAAAACAGATGCCTGGATTTTCACCAGTAAAAAAGCTGTGAAAGCCCTAAAGCCGGTAGTCAGGGAGCTGGAAATTCCGCCGTATATTTTTGCAGTCGGTTCCAAAACCGGTGAAAAGCTGGAAAAACTTGGGTTAAAAGTCACCATACCTGATGAATTCAATACAGCCTCCCTTGCTGAGAAAATGCAGAGATTGGAACTTAAGGACGTAGTTCATTTTTGTGGTAACCTGAAAGCCGTTGACTTAGACAAGCTCCTGGGAGACGAAACAAGACTTACTTCCGTGGAAGTGTACCGGACCAAATTGAAGACACATAAAGTGAACACAGGTCAATATGACGGTATTGTATTTATGAGTCCGAGCGCCATAGATTCTTTTATGAAAGAAAACAGTATCGACAGTAAGACGGTGGTTTTTTGCATTGGCCCCACAACGGAAGAAGCGGCACAGGAAGCCGGAATAGAAAATTGCATCACCCCGGAGTATTCAACCCTGGATTCCCTGATGGAATCCATCCAAGAGTTTTATTTGTAA
- the hemC gene encoding hydroxymethylbilane synthase gives MKLRIGTRKSKLALWQAEKVAEELKSHEVETELVEIESFGDKEQDIPIHKLGDKGVFTKALDEALLSEEIDLAVHSLKDVPTVLPDGLELAAVLERGNPADVLVRPVSGKDSLHKVIATGSIRRTAFWKNRFPGDQVVGLRGNVPTRLQKVDSNNWHGAIFAYAGLERIGYEDRISNVLDWMIPAPSQGAVGIMSRKNSDHRELLAKINHTNTRLCVDIERAFLNELDAGCSSPLGAYANIKNDMLYFIGAVLSPDGAQRLDIEREIPVDAANPGKGNEWAKVLKKEGAAGLLTHRSHDE, from the coding sequence ATGAAGCTTAGAATAGGAACCCGGAAAAGTAAGCTGGCACTATGGCAAGCTGAGAAAGTAGCTGAAGAACTAAAAAGCCATGAGGTGGAAACCGAACTGGTTGAAATTGAATCTTTTGGGGATAAAGAACAAGATATTCCTATCCACAAGCTGGGTGATAAAGGGGTTTTTACCAAAGCATTGGATGAAGCCTTGTTGTCGGAAGAAATTGATCTGGCGGTTCATTCTTTGAAGGATGTTCCCACTGTTTTACCGGATGGCCTTGAATTGGCGGCGGTACTCGAACGGGGCAATCCGGCTGATGTATTGGTAAGACCTGTTTCGGGAAAAGACTCCCTCCATAAAGTGATAGCGACGGGGAGTATCCGCAGAACGGCTTTTTGGAAAAATCGTTTTCCGGGCGATCAGGTTGTGGGGTTAAGGGGGAATGTACCTACCCGGCTTCAAAAAGTAGATTCCAACAACTGGCACGGGGCTATTTTTGCCTATGCCGGATTAGAACGAATTGGCTATGAAGATCGAATTTCCAATGTGCTCGACTGGATGATACCGGCACCTTCTCAGGGTGCGGTTGGCATCATGAGCCGGAAAAATTCAGATCACCGGGAGTTATTGGCGAAAATAAATCATACCAACACCCGCCTTTGTGTGGATATAGAGCGCGCATTTCTGAATGAGCTGGATGCAGGATGTTCTTCTCCGCTGGGTGCCTATGCAAATATTAAAAATGATATGCTTTATTTTATAGGCGCAGTGCTTTCTCCGGATGGGGCTCAACGTTTGGACATCGAAAGAGAAATCCCGGTGGATGCGGCAAATCCCGGGAAGGGTAATGAGTGGGCAAAAGTACTGAAAAAAGAAGGAGCAGCAGGTTTGTTAACCCATCGAAGTCATGATGAGTAA
- the hemA gene encoding glutamyl-tRNA reductase, translated as MRFSAIGISHWKSEVSIRELFFLDAHRRELLEFHTKDIPGGILMMDTCNRTELYAFCDPDVLISALCKSTNTERKFFRKHGYVYTEDEAYDHLYRVGTGLDSQVLGDVQIVQQLKQAYKKAKGKGLSGEFHQLIQSVFRAHKRSRTETNFGKGTASVGFAATQLALEHFKDLSKIRILLIGAGKMGKVSAKNLISNGAEHISVVNRTIDRAKQLASSFDIKAHAFSDLDEEIKKADLVITATGAKNPILHTEHFEGVDHHQLVLDLSVPRNVDPKVAKIEKISLIDMDSIHEANEKAIKEREKAIPEIKAIIDEEKSDFIKHVKRSRYLLPRIKEIEHRFNDITDSELSRVKNKMDQESYSQMEEVTRRIKKKIIAIHIDRMDREFEKAQDEA; from the coding sequence ATGAGGTTTAGTGCAATAGGTATTTCTCACTGGAAGAGTGAGGTTTCTATTCGTGAATTATTTTTTTTGGATGCCCATCGCAGGGAACTGTTGGAGTTCCACACTAAAGATATACCCGGTGGAATTTTAATGATGGATACCTGTAACAGAACCGAGCTATATGCTTTTTGTGATCCAGACGTACTCATATCTGCGCTTTGTAAGTCTACAAATACGGAACGTAAGTTTTTTCGTAAGCACGGATATGTTTATACCGAGGACGAGGCCTATGATCATTTATATAGGGTAGGAACGGGATTAGATTCTCAGGTACTTGGAGATGTTCAGATCGTACAGCAGCTAAAACAGGCCTATAAGAAGGCGAAGGGAAAAGGGCTCTCCGGCGAATTTCATCAATTGATACAATCCGTTTTCCGAGCACACAAACGGAGCCGTACCGAAACCAATTTTGGTAAAGGTACGGCTTCCGTCGGGTTCGCAGCTACACAACTTGCCCTCGAGCATTTTAAAGATCTGAGCAAAATCCGGATCTTGCTTATAGGTGCCGGAAAAATGGGTAAGGTTTCTGCCAAGAATTTGATCTCAAACGGTGCTGAGCATATCTCTGTGGTGAACCGAACCATAGATCGCGCCAAACAACTCGCTTCTTCTTTTGATATCAAGGCACATGCATTTTCTGATTTGGATGAGGAAATCAAAAAAGCTGATTTGGTTATTACGGCAACCGGGGCAAAGAATCCCATTTTGCATACGGAACATTTTGAAGGAGTAGATCATCATCAGCTTGTGCTGGATCTCAGTGTTCCCCGAAATGTAGATCCAAAAGTGGCTAAAATCGAAAAAATATCTCTGATAGATATGGATTCGATCCATGAAGCGAATGAAAAAGCAATTAAAGAGCGAGAAAAAGCAATTCCGGAAATAAAAGCAATCATTGACGAAGAAAAGAGTGATTTCATTAAGCACGTAAAACGTTCGAGGTATTTACTCCCAAGGATTAAAGAAATTGAGCATCGTTTCAACGACATCACTGATTCAGAACTGTCGCGAGTGAAGAATAAGATGGATCAGGAGTCCTATTCACAAATGGAAGAGGTGACTCGTCGTATCAAGAAGAAGATTATTGCCATTCATATTGACCGAATGGACCGGGAATTTGAAAAGGCACAAGATGAAGCTTAG
- a CDS encoding DUF3127 domain-containing protein, with the protein MDLQINGKVTKILEEQSGEGKNGPWRKRDFILETKGKYPKQVCITQWGDNIDQHAVNEGDEITAYIDIQSREFKGNWYTDVKAWKIEQGEGAAEAPPSAPGLTMEGNQEMDLDDDLPF; encoded by the coding sequence ATGGATCTTCAGATCAACGGGAAAGTCACTAAAATTTTAGAAGAGCAATCAGGTGAAGGGAAAAACGGGCCGTGGAGAAAACGGGACTTCATTCTTGAGACCAAAGGAAAATACCCTAAGCAAGTTTGTATTACCCAGTGGGGTGATAATATTGATCAGCACGCGGTAAATGAAGGAGATGAAATAACCGCATACATTGATATTCAGAGCCGCGAATTTAAAGGTAATTGGTACACCGATGTAAAGGCCTGGAAAATTGAACAAGGCGAAGGTGCCGCAGAGGCACCGCCCAGCGCGCCGGGATTAACCATGGAAGGCAATCAGGAAATGGACTTAGATGACGACCTTCCATTTTAG
- a CDS encoding aldo/keto reductase encodes MEYRFLGNSGLKVSALSFGSWVTFGEQVDTDLAYESMKTAYDAGVNFFDNAEAYESGQSEIIMGKVIKKAGWKRSDLVLSTKIFWGGEGPNDQGLSFKHIKEGTEAALQRLQTEYVDLIFCHRPDLHTPIEETVWAMNQMISEGKALYWGTSEWSAEQIRKAYEFARREHLRPPLMEQPEYNMFKREKVEAEFAPLYEDIGLGTTIWSPLASGLLTGKYNEGIPEGSRLDLEKYSWLRKKLLETERGRQKLEKVKQLAPVAQDLGISMPQLALAWCLKNPNVSTVITGASKVSQVEQNMKTMDVIDKVDDEVMETIESILDNKPKAQPDFRN; translated from the coding sequence ATGGAGTATAGATTTTTAGGCAATTCAGGATTAAAAGTATCGGCGTTATCATTTGGATCGTGGGTTACATTTGGAGAGCAGGTGGATACCGATCTGGCTTACGAGTCTATGAAAACGGCTTATGATGCCGGGGTGAATTTCTTTGATAATGCGGAGGCTTATGAATCCGGGCAGTCGGAAATTATCATGGGAAAGGTTATCAAGAAAGCCGGATGGAAGAGATCGGATTTGGTGCTCTCAACAAAGATTTTCTGGGGAGGGGAAGGCCCGAATGATCAGGGGCTTTCATTCAAGCACATTAAAGAAGGAACTGAAGCCGCTTTACAACGACTTCAAACAGAGTATGTGGATTTGATTTTCTGTCACCGCCCCGACCTGCATACCCCAATAGAGGAAACGGTTTGGGCAATGAACCAAATGATTAGCGAAGGGAAGGCTTTGTATTGGGGAACCAGCGAGTGGAGTGCAGAGCAAATTCGCAAAGCCTATGAATTTGCACGTCGGGAACATTTGCGTCCGCCGCTAATGGAACAGCCTGAGTACAATATGTTTAAGCGGGAAAAAGTGGAAGCTGAGTTTGCCCCTTTGTATGAAGACATTGGATTGGGGACAACCATCTGGAGCCCGCTTGCCAGTGGCTTATTGACCGGCAAGTACAACGAAGGCATCCCGGAAGGATCGCGCCTGGATCTGGAAAAATACAGCTGGCTTCGAAAGAAATTACTTGAAACCGAACGGGGTCGCCAAAAGCTGGAAAAGGTAAAGCAACTGGCACCTGTAGCTCAGGATCTGGGGATTTCAATGCCACAGCTGGCCCTCGCCTGGTGCCTGAAGAATCCCAATGTGAGTACGGTAATAACAGGAGCATCCAAGGTGAGTCAAGTGGAGCAAAACATGAAAACCATGGACGTCATCGATAAGGTGGATGATGAGGTAATGGAAACCATAGAAAGTATCCTTGATAACAAGCCAAAGGCTCAGCCGGATTTCAGGAATTGA